The following proteins come from a genomic window of Sander vitreus isolate 19-12246 chromosome 14, sanVit1, whole genome shotgun sequence:
- the cited4a gene encoding cbp/p300-interacting transactivator 4a: MAEHMMMPMTHGFRMGMNGPPQHNGQPGMRTLPNGQVMHYGRNPQNSMEAAMRQRQGMVGPGGMAGPVNGVPMANHHHQMMSGNMMYNGQGPQQQQQQHHHMHPQQQQQQQQQQQQQHHHHQQQQGGHPQQYLPGNLTSQQLMASMHLQKLNTQYHGHPLVSANGHHMPNGAQYRVGPAQLSGMQHIGGPLGLNGMDMDLIDEEVLTSLVLELGLDRIQELPELFLGQNEFDFISDFVCKQQPSTVSC, encoded by the coding sequence ATGGCTGAACACATGATGATGCCCATGACCCACGGCTTCAGGATGGGCATGAACGGACCTCCACAGCACAACGGCCAGCCCGGCATGCGCACTCTGCCCAACGGCCAGGTGATGCACTACGGCAGGAAccctcagaacagcatggaggctGCCATGAGACAGAGGCAGGGCATGGTGGGACCCGGCGGGATGGCCGGCCCCGTGAACGGAGTTCCCATGgccaaccaccaccaccagatGATGTCTGGAAACATGATGTACAATGGCCAGGgtccgcagcagcagcagcagcagcaccaccacATGCacccccagcagcagcagcagcagcagcagcagcagcagcagcagcatcatcatcatcagcagcagcagggtggACACCCACAGCAGTATCTACCCGGTAACCTCACCTCTCAGCAGCTTATGGCCAGTATGCACCTGCAGAAACTCAACACTCAGTATCATGGACACCCGCTGGTCTCAGCCAACGGCCACCATATGCCCAATGGTGCTCAGTATCGGGTGGGTCCGGCCCAGCTATCAGGCATGCAGCACATCGGTGGCCCTTTGGGACTAAACGGCATGGACATGGATCTGATCGACGAGGAGGTTCTGACTTCACTAGTGCTGGAGCTTGGGTTGGATCGCATTCAGGAGCTGCCCGAGCTCTTCCTTGGACAGAATGAGTTTGACTTCATATCGGACTTTGTGTGCAAACAGCAGCCGAGCACGGTGAGCTGTTGA